The following proteins come from a genomic window of Bradyrhizobium paxllaeri:
- a CDS encoding L,D-transpeptidase family protein, whose product MINRSLVRALVTSAALAGTGALLAGCNGGDMSLANNAKANQPVPPKLVADMTAKDMDLQSPILVRLFKQEAELEIWKQDRSGRFALLKTYPICRWSGDLGPKIKEGDRQAPEGFYSISPAQMNPQSAYYLSFNTGYPNAFDKALGRTGSQLMVHGDCSSRGCYAMTDEQIAEIYSLGRESFFGGQKSFQLQAYPFKMTPTNMAKHRNNPNMPFWKMIKEGNDHFEVTKQEPKVDFCEKKYVFDAAKPPNATRDLVFDASAKCPAYVIPEEIADAVRDKQATDLAETARLIAKGTPMARINTGIDGGMHRVFAARVPEGSTGLSEPGDGSSLSLMARAPGTVPSHVNPPKAPADRAPSENLLMGAPEQPKLVAAPAAAPAPAPTRVANAAPAATSQNDGWFSNLARKVGFGGGAADATASTPPSKPKAAEAKQPPRPEASAPKTTAPKPDTKHAAATRPPLKPSVSDAPAPAAKDNRVSGSAPIVSTNSFDSRFGAVK is encoded by the coding sequence TTGATTAACCGGTCGCTGGTTCGCGCGCTCGTCACGTCGGCTGCCCTCGCAGGCACGGGCGCATTACTGGCCGGCTGTAACGGCGGGGACATGTCCCTCGCCAATAACGCCAAGGCCAACCAGCCCGTCCCGCCAAAGCTGGTCGCCGACATGACGGCAAAGGACATGGATCTGCAATCCCCGATCCTGGTCCGCCTGTTCAAGCAGGAAGCCGAACTGGAAATCTGGAAGCAGGACCGCTCCGGCCGCTTCGCGCTCCTGAAGACCTATCCGATCTGCCGCTGGTCGGGCGATCTCGGCCCCAAGATCAAGGAAGGCGACCGCCAGGCGCCGGAAGGCTTCTATTCGATCTCGCCGGCGCAGATGAATCCGCAGTCGGCCTATTATCTCTCCTTCAACACCGGCTATCCCAACGCATTCGACAAGGCGCTGGGGCGCACCGGCTCGCAGTTGATGGTGCACGGCGACTGCTCCTCGCGCGGCTGCTACGCGATGACCGACGAGCAGATCGCGGAAATCTATTCGCTGGGCCGCGAATCCTTCTTCGGCGGCCAGAAATCGTTCCAGTTGCAGGCCTATCCGTTCAAGATGACGCCAACGAACATGGCGAAGCATCGCAACAACCCGAACATGCCGTTCTGGAAAATGATCAAGGAAGGCAATGATCATTTCGAGGTGACGAAGCAGGAACCGAAGGTCGATTTCTGCGAAAAGAAATACGTGTTCGATGCCGCCAAGCCGCCGAACGCGACGCGTGACCTGGTATTTGACGCTTCGGCCAAGTGCCCGGCCTATGTGATTCCCGAAGAGATCGCCGACGCCGTGCGCGACAAGCAGGCCACCGACCTTGCCGAGACCGCGCGGCTGATCGCCAAGGGAACGCCCATGGCACGCATCAACACCGGCATCGACGGCGGCATGCACCGGGTGTTCGCGGCCCGCGTGCCCGAGGGCAGCACCGGTCTTTCCGAACCCGGCGACGGCTCGAGCCTGTCGCTCATGGCGCGGGCGCCCGGCACCGTTCCCTCCCACGTCAATCCGCCGAAAGCGCCCGCCGATCGGGCGCCTTCCGAGAATTTGCTGATGGGCGCGCCGGAACAGCCGAAGCTGGTCGCCGCGCCGGCCGCCGCTCCTGCCCCCGCTCCGACGCGGGTTGCCAATGCAGCGCCGGCAGCCACGAGCCAGAATGATGGGTGGTTCTCCAATCTCGCTCGCAAGGTCGGGTTCGGTGGCGGCGCAGCCGACGCCACCGCCAGCACACCGCCTTCAAAACCGAAGGCGGCCGAGGCCAAGCAGCCCCCGCGTCCTGAAGCGTCCGCACCCAAGACCACGGCACCGAAGCCCGACACCAAGCACGCTGCCGCAACTCGCCCGCCGCTGAAACCGTCGGTGTCGGATGCTCCGGCTCCGGCCGCCAAGGACAATCGGGTCTCGGGATCGGCGCCGATCGTGTCGACGAACTCGTTCGACAGCCGCTTCGGGGCGGTGAAGTAG
- the xerD gene encoding site-specific tyrosine recombinase XerD, translated as MRTSKTAKDGTLINLFLDMLAAEQGAGDNTLDAYRRDLTDLSEFLTRAGESFSGAGTDVLRDYLADLDTRGFKSSSVARRLSAMRHLFRFLLNERIRGDDPAAILSGPKRGRGLPKVLSIADVDRMLTRAKELTEAENASPQQRLRALRLYCLLEVLYATGLRVSELVALPLSASRRDARMIVVRGKGNKERLVPLNEASRQAMADYLAAMEALRPEKKKSASPSKWLFPSFGESGHLTRQHFARDLKELAAASGLAPRLVSPHVLRHAFASHLLHNGADLRIVQTLLGHTDISTTQIYTHVVEERLKSLVRDLHPLAEK; from the coding sequence ATGCGTACCAGCAAGACGGCCAAAGACGGGACACTGATCAACCTGTTCCTCGACATGCTCGCGGCGGAACAGGGCGCGGGCGACAACACGCTGGACGCCTATCGCCGCGACCTCACCGATCTCTCGGAGTTTCTGACCCGCGCCGGCGAGAGCTTTTCCGGCGCCGGGACCGACGTGCTGCGCGATTACCTCGCCGACCTTGACACCCGCGGCTTCAAATCCTCCAGCGTGGCGCGGCGGCTGTCGGCGATGCGGCATTTATTCCGCTTCCTCCTGAACGAGCGGATCCGCGGCGACGATCCGGCGGCGATCCTGTCCGGCCCGAAACGCGGCCGCGGCCTGCCGAAAGTGCTGTCGATCGCGGATGTCGACCGCATGCTGACGCGGGCGAAAGAATTGACCGAGGCCGAGAACGCTTCACCCCAGCAGCGGCTGCGTGCGCTGCGGCTCTATTGCCTCCTCGAAGTCCTCTACGCCACGGGCCTGCGCGTCTCGGAACTGGTGGCGCTGCCGCTGTCGGCCTCGCGGCGCGATGCGCGCATGATCGTCGTGCGCGGCAAGGGCAACAAGGAACGGCTGGTACCGCTCAACGAAGCCTCGCGGCAGGCGATGGCCGATTATCTCGCCGCGATGGAAGCGCTCAGACCTGAGAAGAAGAAAAGCGCCAGCCCGTCGAAATGGCTGTTTCCTTCGTTCGGCGAGAGCGGCCACCTGACGCGGCAGCATTTTGCCCGCGACCTGAAGGAACTGGCGGCGGCCTCGGGCCTTGCGCCGCGGCTGGTCTCGCCGCACGTGCTGCGCCACGCCTTTGCCAGTCATCTGCTGCATAACGGCGCGGACCTGCGCATCGTGCAGACGCTGCTCGGCCACACCGACATCTCCACCACGCAGATCTATACCCATGTGGTCGAGGAACGGCTGAAAAGCCTGGTGCGCGACCTGCATCCGCTAGCGGAGAAGTAA
- a CDS encoding shikimate kinase, whose protein sequence is MSETAAPAQASPTQEADITSALGRRSIVLVGMMGAGKSTIGRRLAVRLQLPFTDADTEIETAHRMTIPEIFQNYGEPYFRDGEARVIARILEGRPVVLATGGGAFMREETRNRIRDRAVSIWLKADVDIIMKRVRRRADRPLLQTEDPVATVSRLLEAREPVYQTADLTILSRDVPHDRIVDECIDALRARLCAGSPSAQPATDGINVTP, encoded by the coding sequence ATGTCCGAGACCGCCGCACCGGCACAGGCGAGCCCGACCCAGGAGGCCGACATCACGTCGGCGCTGGGAAGGCGTTCGATCGTGCTGGTCGGCATGATGGGTGCCGGCAAGTCGACCATCGGCCGGCGGCTGGCGGTGCGGCTGCAACTGCCCTTTACCGACGCCGACACCGAGATCGAGACGGCACACCGGATGACGATCCCGGAAATCTTCCAAAACTATGGCGAGCCCTATTTCCGGGATGGCGAAGCCCGGGTGATTGCACGAATTCTCGAGGGCCGCCCCGTGGTGCTTGCCACCGGTGGCGGCGCCTTCATGCGCGAGGAGACCCGCAATCGCATCCGCGACAGGGCGGTCTCGATCTGGCTAAAAGCGGACGTCGACATCATCATGAAGCGCGTCAGGCGCCGCGCCGACCGGCCGCTGCTGCAGACCGAGGATCCGGTCGCGACCGTCAGCCGCCTGCTCGAAGCGCGCGAGCCGGTCTACCAGACCGCCGACCTGACCATTCTGTCACGCGACGTGCCGCACGACCGTATCGTCGACGAATGTATCGATGCCCTGCGCGCCCGGCTGTGCGCTGGCAGCCCTTCTGCCCAGCCGGCAACCGACGGGATCAACGTCACGCCATGA
- a CDS encoding histidine kinase, whose product MPSLFRFLTVVGVIAAVIYGAIFALANFVTPKPREMTVTIPADKFLKK is encoded by the coding sequence ATGCCCAGTTTGTTCCGCTTTCTGACGGTCGTCGGCGTGATCGCCGCGGTGATCTATGGCGCCATTTTTGCGCTGGCGAACTTCGTCACCCCAAAACCCCGGGAAATGACGGTCACGATCCCCGCAGACAAGTTCCTCAAGAAATAG
- a CDS encoding acetyl-CoA carboxylase carboxyltransferase subunit alpha translates to MPDQMRSYLDFEKPVAELEAKVDELRALAASGSDIGDEISRIEDKAQQALTDLYDNLTPWQKTLVARHPQRPHFTDFVNALITEFTPLAGDRKFADDEALMGGFGRFRGESICVIGQEKGATTDSRIKHNFGMARPEGYRKAVRLMEMADRFGIPVLSLADSAGAYPGIGAEERGVAEAIARSTDTCLALGVPNVAIITGEGMSGGAIAITTANKVMMFEHAIYSVISPEAASSILWRDGTKAQEVATNMKITAQDMLRFGVIDQILKEPSGGAHRDSAAMISATGDAIAEAFNELRNLDADGIRRQRRQKFLDIGRKLG, encoded by the coding sequence ATGCCGGATCAGATGCGCAGCTATCTCGACTTTGAAAAACCCGTCGCCGAACTTGAAGCCAAGGTCGACGAATTGCGCGCGCTGGCGGCGTCCGGCAGCGACATCGGCGATGAAATTTCGCGCATTGAGGACAAGGCGCAGCAGGCGCTTACCGATCTCTACGACAATTTGACGCCGTGGCAGAAGACGCTGGTGGCGCGCCATCCGCAGCGCCCGCACTTCACCGATTTCGTCAATGCGCTGATTACCGAATTCACCCCGCTCGCCGGCGACCGCAAATTCGCCGACGACGAGGCGCTGATGGGCGGCTTCGGTCGTTTCCGCGGCGAGAGCATCTGCGTGATCGGCCAGGAAAAGGGCGCCACCACCGACAGCCGCATCAAGCATAATTTCGGCATGGCCCGCCCCGAAGGTTATCGCAAGGCGGTACGGCTCATGGAGATGGCGGACCGTTTCGGCATCCCCGTGCTGTCGCTTGCGGATTCCGCCGGCGCCTATCCCGGCATCGGCGCCGAAGAGCGCGGCGTGGCGGAAGCGATCGCGCGCTCGACCGACACCTGCCTCGCGCTCGGCGTCCCCAATGTCGCGATCATCACCGGCGAAGGCATGTCGGGCGGCGCCATCGCCATCACCACCGCGAACAAGGTGATGATGTTCGAGCACGCGATCTACAGCGTGATCTCGCCGGAAGCGGCGTCCTCGATCCTGTGGCGCGACGGCACCAAGGCCCAAGAAGTCGCCACCAACATGAAGATCACCGCGCAGGACATGCTGCGCTTCGGCGTGATCGACCAGATCCTGAAAGAGCCTTCCGGCGGCGCCCATCGCGATTCGGCCGCGATGATCTCGGCCACCGGTGATGCGATCGCCGAGGCCTTCAACGAGCTGCGCAACCTCGATGCGGACGGTATCCGCCGGCAGCGGCGGCAGAAATTCCTCGATATCGGCCGCAAACTGGGCTGA